In Massilia violaceinigra, one DNA window encodes the following:
- the nrdR gene encoding transcriptional regulator NrdR gives MKCPFCQHEDTQVLDTRVSEEGDSIRRRRRCVKCDKRFTTYERIELSMPIIVKKNGSRTEFASVKLRGSLMLALRKRPVSAEAIDSAVASIEEKLLTSGQREVDTGHVGELVMQELKRLDKIAYIRFASVYKNFEDLAEFQEAIAEVGHERKPRK, from the coding sequence ATGAAATGTCCTTTCTGTCAGCATGAAGACACGCAAGTGCTCGATACGCGTGTATCCGAGGAGGGCGATTCGATCCGGCGCCGGCGCCGCTGCGTCAAGTGCGACAAGCGCTTCACCACCTATGAGCGGATCGAATTGTCGATGCCGATCATTGTCAAGAAGAACGGCAGCCGCACCGAGTTCGCCTCGGTCAAGCTGCGCGGCAGCCTGATGCTGGCGCTGCGCAAGCGGCCCGTGTCGGCCGAAGCGATCGACAGCGCGGTCGCCTCGATCGAGGAAAAGCTGCTTACCAGCGGACAGCGCGAGGTCGATACCGGCCACGTGGGCGAACTGGTCATGCAGGAACTGAAACGCCTCGACAAGATTGCCTACATCCGCTTCGCGTCGGTGTATAAAAACTTCGAAGACCTGGCCGAGTTCCAGGAAGCCATTGCCGAAGTAGGCCACGAGCGCAAACCGCGCAAATAG
- the pilV gene encoding type IV pilus modification protein PilV, translating to MRLSRKRVAGGFTLTEVLVAVLLLTVGILGALGTQVAALRTHQGASLMSRGVQLASSLAGRMQANAGQMQRDDLSNPYLQLHYDAADGAPPPAPAQCYGMNRCDSAQLAQFDIADTIAALHAGFPGGRIAVCRDATVWDEARLALAWECAGAAGAPVVIKLGWRAKRADGAADAAAGAPSPPAVAVMLGTGAP from the coding sequence ATGCGCTTATCGCGAAAACGTGTCGCCGGCGGATTTACGCTGACCGAAGTGCTGGTGGCGGTGCTGCTGCTGACCGTCGGCATTCTGGGCGCCCTTGGCACGCAGGTGGCCGCGCTGCGCACGCACCAGGGAGCGAGCCTCATGTCGCGCGGCGTGCAACTGGCGAGCAGCCTGGCCGGGCGCATGCAGGCGAACGCCGGGCAGATGCAGCGCGACGATCTCAGCAATCCCTACCTGCAACTCCATTACGATGCGGCCGATGGCGCGCCGCCGCCCGCGCCCGCGCAATGCTACGGCATGAACCGCTGCGACAGCGCCCAGCTGGCCCAGTTCGACATCGCCGACACGATCGCGGCGCTGCACGCGGGCTTTCCCGGCGGGCGCATCGCGGTCTGCCGCGACGCCACCGTGTGGGATGAGGCGCGCCTGGCGCTGGCCTGGGAGTGCGCCGGCGCGGCCGGCGCCCCCGTCGTGATCAAGCTCGGCTGGCGCGCCAAGCGGGCCGACGGCGCTGCCGATGCCGCCGCCGGCGCACCATCCCCGCCGGCCGTGGCGGTGATGCTCGGCACGGGTGCCCCATGA
- the glyA gene encoding serine hydroxymethyltransferase, with the protein MFSKEHTLAHVDPELWGAIQKETARQQDHIELIASENYTSPAVMQAQGSQLTNKYAEGYPGKRYYGGCEFVDVAEQLAIDRVKQLFGAEAANVQPNSGSQANQGVFFAMLKPGDTIMGMSLAEGGHLTHGMALNMSGKWFNVVSYGLTEQEDIDYEAMERLAHEHKPKMIIAGASAFSLKIDFERFAKVAKAVGAYFMVDMAHYAGLIAAGVYPNPVPHADFVTSTTHKSLRGPRGGIILMKAEHEKAINSAIFPGIQGGPLMHVIAGKAVAFKEALEPSFTEYQKQVVKNADALAKALIARGLRIVSGRTESHVMLVDLRAKNLTGKEAEALLGAAHMTCNKNGIPNDPQKPFVTSGIRLGSPAFTTRGFKEEDATTVGNLIADILDNPNDAAVVERVKVEVKKLTDKYPVYAA; encoded by the coding sequence ATGTTTTCAAAAGAACACACGCTCGCCCATGTTGACCCGGAATTGTGGGGTGCGATCCAGAAGGAAACCGCACGCCAGCAAGATCACATCGAACTGATCGCGTCCGAGAACTACACTTCGCCAGCCGTCATGCAAGCCCAGGGCTCGCAGCTGACCAATAAATACGCCGAAGGTTATCCAGGCAAGCGCTACTACGGCGGCTGCGAATTCGTCGACGTCGCCGAACAACTGGCGATCGACCGCGTCAAACAACTGTTCGGCGCCGAAGCGGCCAACGTGCAGCCGAACTCGGGCTCCCAGGCCAACCAGGGCGTGTTCTTCGCCATGCTCAAGCCGGGCGACACCATCATGGGCATGTCGCTGGCCGAAGGCGGCCACCTGACCCACGGCATGGCGCTGAACATGTCGGGCAAATGGTTCAATGTGGTGTCCTACGGCCTGACCGAACAGGAAGATATCGACTACGAGGCCATGGAGCGTCTTGCGCATGAGCACAAGCCAAAAATGATCATCGCCGGCGCATCGGCCTTTTCGCTCAAGATCGATTTCGAGCGCTTCGCCAAGGTTGCCAAGGCAGTGGGCGCTTACTTCATGGTCGACATGGCGCACTACGCCGGCCTGATCGCCGCCGGTGTCTACCCGAACCCGGTGCCGCACGCCGACTTCGTCACCTCGACCACGCACAAATCGCTGCGCGGCCCGCGCGGCGGCATCATCCTGATGAAGGCCGAGCACGAAAAGGCCATCAATTCGGCGATCTTCCCTGGCATCCAGGGCGGCCCGCTGATGCACGTGATCGCCGGCAAGGCTGTCGCGTTCAAGGAAGCGCTGGAGCCATCGTTCACCGAGTACCAGAAGCAGGTTGTCAAGAACGCCGACGCGCTGGCCAAGGCGCTGATCGCGCGCGGTCTGCGCATCGTGTCCGGCCGCACCGAATCGCACGTGATGCTGGTCGACCTGCGCGCCAAGAACCTGACCGGCAAGGAAGCCGAAGCCTTGCTGGGCGCCGCCCACATGACCTGCAACAAGAACGGCATCCCGAACGATCCGCAAAAACCGTTCGTGACCTCCGGCATCCGCCTCGGCAGCCCGGCCTTCACCACGCGCGGCTTCAAGGAAGAAGATGCGACCACGGTCGGTAACCTGATCGCGGACATCCTCGACAACCCGAACGACGCCGCCGTCGTCGAACGCGTCAAGGTGGAAGTCAAGAAGCTGACCGACAAGTACCCGGTCTACGCGGCTTAA